A region of the Mytilus trossulus isolate FHL-02 chromosome 11, PNRI_Mtr1.1.1.hap1, whole genome shotgun sequence genome:
TCACCCTGTACTTCAGGGGCTCTCATTTCTATGTACCTTGTCCTGATGACGTCAATGTTCTGTACCTTCACCCTGTACTTCAGGGGCTCTCATTTCTATGTACCTTGTCCTGATGATGTCAATGTTCTGTACCTTCACCCTGTACTTCAGGGGCTCTCATTTCTATGTACCTTGTCCTGATGATGTCAATGTTCTGTACCTTCACCCTGTACTTCAGGGGCTCTCATTTCTATGTACCTGGTCCTGATGATGTCAATGTTCTGTACCTTCCCTCTGTACTTCAGGGGCTCTCATTTCTATGTACCTTGTCCTGATGACGTCAATGTTCTGTACCTTCACCCTGTACTTCAGGGGCTCTCATTTCTATGTACCTTGTCCTGATGATGTCAATGTTCTGTACCTTCACCCTGTACTTCAGGGGCTCTCATTTCTATGTACCTTGTCCTGATGATGTCAATGTTCTGTACCTTCACCCTGTACTTCAGGGGCTCTCATTTCTATGTACCTTGTCCTGATGATGTCAATGTTCTGTACCTTCACCCTGTACTTCAGGGGCTCTCATTTCTATGTACCTTGTCCTGATGACGTCAATGTTCTGTACCTTCACCCTGTACTTCAGGGGCTCTCATTTCTATGTACCTTGTCCTGATGATGTCAATGTTCTGTACCTTCACCCTGTACTTCAGGGGCTCTCATTTCTATGTACCTTGTCCTGATGATGTCAATGTTCTGTACCTTCCCTCTGTACTTCAGGGGCTCTCATTTCTATGTACCTTGTCCTGATGATGTCAATGTTCTGTACCTTCACCCTGTACTTCAGGGGCTCTCATTTCTATGTACCTTGTCCTGATGACGTCAATGTTCTGTACCTTCACCCTGTACTTCAGGGGCTCTCATTTCTATGTACCTTGTCCTGATGATGTCAATGTTCTGTACCTTCACCCTGTACTTCAGGGGCTCTCATTTCTATGTACCTTGTCCTGATGATGTCAATGTTCTGTACCTTCACCCTGTACTTCAGGGGCTCTCATTTCTATGTACCTTGTCCTGATGACGTCAATGTTCTGTACCTTCACCCTGTACTTCAGGGGCTCTCATTTCTATGTACCTTGTCCTGATGATGTCAATGTTCTGTACCTTCACCCTGTACTTCAGGGGCTCTCATTTCTATGTACCTTGTCCTGATGACGTCAATGTTCTGTACCTTCACCCTGTACTTCAGGGGCTCTCATTTCTATGTACCTTGTCCTGATGATGTCAATGTTCTGTACCTTCACCCTGTACTTCAGGGGCTCTCATTTCTATGTACCTTGTCCTGATGACGTCAATGTTCTGTACCTTCACCCTGTACTTCAGGGGCTCTCATTTCTATGTACCTTGTCCTGATGATGTCAATGTTCTGTACCTTCACCCTGTACTTCAGGGGCTCTCATTTCTATGTACCTTGTCCTGATGATGTCAATGTTCTGTACCTTCACCCTGTACTTCAGGGGCTCTCATTTCTATGTACCTTGTCCTGATGATGTCAATGTTCTGTACCTTCACCCTGTACTTCAGGGGCTCTCATTTCTATGTACCTTGTCCTGATGACGTCAATGTTCTGTACCTTCACCCTGTACTTCAGGGGCTCTCATTTCTATGTACCTTGTCCTGATGATGTCAATGTTCTGTACCTTCACCCTGTACTTCAGGGGCTCTCATTTCTATGTACCTTGTCCTGATGACGTCAATGTTCTGTACCTTCACCCTGTACTTCAGGGGCTCTCATTTCTATGTACCTTGTCCTGATGATGTCAATGTTCTGTACCTTCACCCTGTACTTCAGGGGCTCTCATTTCTATGTACCTTGTCCTGATGACGTCAATGTTCTGTACCTTCACCCTGTACTTCAGGGGCTCTCATTTCTATGTACCTTGTCCTGATGATGTCAATGTTCTGTACCTTCACCCTGTACTTCAGGGGCTCTCATTTCTATGTACCTTGTCCTGATGATGTCAATGTTCTGTACCTTCACCCTGTACTTCAGGGGCTCTCATTTCTATGTACCTTGTCCTGATGATGTCAATGTTCTGTACCTTCACCCTGTACTTCAGGGGCTCTCATTTCTATGTACCTTGTCCTGATGATGTCAATGTTCTGTACCTTCACCCTGTACTTCAGGGGCTCTCATTTCTATGTACCTTGTCCTGATGATGTCAATGTTCTGTACCTTCACCCTGTACTTCAGGGGCTCTCATTTCTATGTACCTTGTCCTGATGATGTCAATGTTCTGTACCTTCACCCTGTACTTCAGGGGCTCTCATTTCTATGTACCTTGTCCTGATGATGTCAATGTTCTGTACCTTCACCCTGTACTTCAGGGGCTCTCATTTCTATGTACCTTGTCCTGATGATGTCAATGTTCTGTACCTTCCTCCAATAAATTAAAGCAGTTTCATTAAGTGCTGTTGTCAATCCAGTACAGTCATGATTAATTTAATTTCATGACCGTGGATTCTGCATCCACTAAAGGCGATGTTACAGAAATTAGATACAAAAGacattggttcagtagtttttatacaactgcaaacaatttttttaggATCGTATTATGGTATGATGTCATCATTGTCTTAGTCGTCTGAAGACACATTaggtttccggacaataacttaagtttacgtgaatggatctctttgaaatttaacaagaatgttcaataccacaaaaggaaggttgggatgaTAGTCCCaccagtttaggaataagggatcaaaggggcccaaaacaagcatgtTTCTACTTTCAGGATAGTACATTGTTTGTAACTTGTGTATGAGTACTttaattgctctgaaattgtaccacactGTTTAATACCACAACTTAAATGTTTGGGTTTATTTTTGGGTCTATGGTGTCAACAGTTAAGAACTAAGGTCCCAAGAGGGGCAACAATTTGGTTGTAAGTGTATAgatctctctgacattgtaccacaaaTTTCTATAtcacaaaaggaaggctgggattgattaTGGGAGTTATTGTCCCATTCATGCTGGAATGAGGACCATTAAAGGACCAACAAttagcatttttctagtttccagataataacttgttttacaaatgtttttgcTTAGTTAATAACTTGTGTTGAAGAGTAttaatctctctgaaattatacaagCTTTCACACTACAAAGAGGGGTTATGGCTTAAATCATTGAGCAATTAGGGGCAAAAAGTGGAAAAACAGGTTTTCTTTTGGTTAAAGAACAATTTAGACAATtttaaagcagtgtaagggagggaatccaattcaaattcaaagtatactgttacatgtatctatatGTTTGATGACCTCCcttacacttttaaaaaaataatgtattaagaAATAATGTTTGTCTTGAGATGATGATTAgctgtatttttttcagaagtgactattcattaatatttatttaaccatgactgtatgtcaaactatattttaatattttatgatgtatttaaatgattaGTTATCTTTAAAAActccagaaaaaaaattgacttgaGATTAGTATTGGAATAATAAAAGGAggagatgaaaaaaaattgtggtttgGGGGGttacaatttttctcatttctcagatttgaaaaaaataaaataaaaatttcctcaaatatttgtttttgatgggattaatattcaacagcatagtgtatttCTCAAaagcaaataatttgtttaagttCATTATACCACATTCTCatccttttttctaaaaaagttcatcggaaggtaccaagaccttgttaataaatattccgtatcaacttcccaaataatacatgatggtgttgatgtatagattatgcgtaatgatgttgtttatcatcttaacaacatgtttattGTTCCTTCATTGGTCtcttattaatattaatattaattttactgttgaatggttttttgtgatatccgtttgacgtggctcggtacttatacatgtcgtcaatgtgtttgtattggctttcattttttggtggtttgttttctatatgcgagtctttgtattttataacatgactctgtactttaaaagatcccgtcagtatgatattggtctattatatgtcattatgatatatttctattatgaattactatataccttgaaccacaaacgtcaaaatcattcaatcacgtagtggaattaactatttttggattctcatagattatatctttaacttttggactagtttaaatctcggtctatttctgtaatttattcttacatacttttgattttttaaccctgtatgcttacaatgcctatgtaaattttaaaattgtttgtatgcacattgaacgacaaaatttatgtgacgtataaaaaaattctgacgTCTGACaaacaaatcaatcaatgtgtttgtagatagtagatgtttttttgttctgttaaattgttccttttaaaattgttatacgatggtatgtacccatattttgactattttattaattgtgactgtttatttaacacatcatgtaaatataacggaattttatGACACTGTTaataaagtgagagggttagtgctttagaaccaggtttaaacctccattttctacatttgcctgtaccaagtcaggaatatgacagttcttgtccattggtttttgatgcgttttgttatttgcttttgccatgtgattatggactttccgaattgattttcctctgagttcagtatttttgtgattttactttttatgccTCACCTACTATAGTagagggcattatgttttctggtctttgGCTCCGTTCGTtagttcgtccgtccgttcatcATTCGCATTTTAAGGTTTTTggttaaggtagtttttgatgaagctgaagtccaatcaactagaaacttagtacacttgttgcttatgatatgatctttctaatttgaaagccaaattagacttttgaccccaattttacggtcaactgaacatagaaaataaaaaaaatgggagttaaagattttggtcaaggtagtttttgatgaagctgaagtccaatcaacttgaaacttagtacactttcTGCTTACGATATGATCGTTctaattagacttttgacccaatTCCatggtccatggaacatggaaaatgatagtgccagtggggcatccgtgtacttaggacacattcttgtttcatcctgtgtcagaaacctatgctgtgtcagttattcaatcacaatccaaattttgAGCTGTATCAaacttgaatgttgtgtccttACTTGCCCAAACTGGTtcaacctctgtggtcgtataaacCTGTGCACTGCGAATCATCTGGTTATTACATTAATTAAGGTTAACTCAGTCCAATGTCATGTTGATCTTATTTAAACAAATCTCATGCAGATAACCAATCTAAATAATGCATGTTATTTGGTTTGGTTTGGATTTATCAATTACTGCaagcaatttgttttaaaagattaacACAGTTTGATTCAGAGAAATTgaattatatatcatgtatctatattttgtataaagatgtaccaaatcatattttttctaattcagATATCAACAGTGGAAATGTTTCTGTATCAAATCATATTAGCCAACATGGTCATGATGATGCACTTCAGAACAAAATAAATCTTCCAGGTACCATTCAAATGGCCATTACAGATTATCCTGCAAATTTGACCAAGCCTAATCAGACCAAGTCTAGAAAAGCTTTGCCTGTATTAAATGAAGACGACCTGACTAAAATAGACATTACCACACCAACACCAAAGACTAAGGACCTATCTATTCCAAAACATGTAGAAACTACAAACTGTGAAACTTTGTTGTTAGAAAATGAACATAATGTGGAAACTGCACACAGTGGAACTGCGATGTTAGAAACTGAACAGAATGTGGAAACTGCACACAGTCAAACTGTGGTATTACAAGGTGAACAGAATAGTAAAACAACACATGGTGACACTGTAGTTTTAGAAAAGTGTCCACCATCAGAAAATATTCAATCTACCAACATAATGAAGTTTGTTTTAATACCAGTCATGTCAGTTGATGTAAATAATCCAATTACAAAAACTACAGACACTGATGCAAAGAAAATACTGAACACAAGTTGTGTCAAATCAACTGGTGCATCACCACCCTTCAAAGGGAACATGTCTGATATACAACTCATAAGCAATAAAgacaaaacaagaaataatCCACCTAAAAATGTAATGGCCGCATCAACAACCATGGATAGGAATGAGACAGACAAACAACTCATAAGCAATAAAgacaaaacaagaaataataCACCTAAAAATGTTAAAGCGGCATCAACAACCTCGGATAGGAATGAGACAGCCAAACAACTCATTAGCAATAAAgacaaaacaagaaataatCAACCTAAAATTGTAATGGCCGCATCAACAACCACGGATAGGAATGAGACAGACAAACAACTCATTAGCAATAAAGACAGAGAAATCAATAGTCAAACTAACAACACAAGTACTGCACAAATCctgttaaatgaaaatatttggaCTATTCAAACTAAAGGGGgtaatcatatatataaagtcAAAAGAAAATACCGGGATATTCAACCATGTGGAACTTCTATTGCATCTTTTTCGTCAAATCAGTTAGATGTTAATAATATAGCTTTGCCAACTACAGTcagtgaaataaagaaaatagataATCTCCTAGAAAACAAGGAAGCATCAGCCtcattgatagaaaatatgtcTGAAGACACTAATATGACTGTTGATGATTATAACCCAAATACAAATTCATCTACCATACCTACACAGTTGAATGTAAATGAGTTCACTATGAATATAAGGCGTGACATCAAGgagaaatataaacaaactataaaCTCTACAACATATACTCCATTTAGTGTAAATACTGACAATGAAGAGAAGGAgaaatatattgacaacaaaaGACCAACTGCAATGGTGACACGATCAGGACGAGTGAAAATCTCTGTCCTTCCCTTTACCGACTACAGCATTATGGAGGAGTATACTCATGATAAAGCCCCAACTGCCATGGGAACCAGGTCAATACGATCTGAAGCAAATACCGCTGTACTTCAAGAGGACAATGTCGTTATGGAGGGGTATACACATACTAATACCCCGATTGTCACCCAGTCATGTCAGCTAGGGGTGAAAAACACCGTCATCCAAGCTATAAACAGCAGCAATATGGAGGGGATTACTCAGAATAACACTTCACCTGTTATGGCAACCAGATCAAGTTCAACATGTAGGACAAAATCCATTCCTGGTACCGACAATATCATCAATGTTTCAACTGCCATGGCAACAAGGTCAGGTCAATTAGGTGTAAAAAGCTCTATTGCTGGTACCGACACTATCATCAATGTTTCAACCGCCATGGCAACAAGGTCAAGCCAATCAGGTGTTAAAATCTCTATTCCTGCTACAGATGGTATAACCAATTATGGCTTTACTAATAATGATGCCTCAACTTCAACTTATAGAAAAGACGCGTCAATTATGCCAGTTGAAAATATTGCTGAATTCTCAGACAAAGATATGGAGTCAACAAAAACACAAGAAGCAGTCAGTGCCATTATTGATGTCGATCAGACTGGGCAGTGTATGGGAACCTGTGAAGCAGATGAGACGTACCATGATATGGATGACCCATCTTTGTCAGATGAAGACAAGAAGATGGAGTCAAAGGAAACTAGTGAAGCAGTAAAGGCCATTGTTGATATTGGTGATGCTGATAGGGAGGACATAACTTCTAGAAGAACAGATTTAAAGGCATCGGGTAAGTAGTCTTGTTATTGTAGTTTAAGaacatacgatacagttttgattccgtatttacattttgattaatataaaataaaatatgtaataaaaaatatacctttatgGGCTACTTTTTAGATAAAACTGCGGTCCAAATTgggtatatttgctcaaaataagATTTGGGGCTGTATTTtccttttcgaaagaaagacataacgtttttgttttaaaagagacatgttttgtcgaaatgcgcatctggtgcaagaaaattggtaccgttaattttattactaccactggatcgatgcctctgctggtggactattagtccccgagggtatcaccagcccagtagccagtacttcggtactggcatgaaaatacggatttttttgtgttattaaaatttgctgtttcaaaatattagaaattattataaattaaggaatgtatctccctcatgcaaagctttgattcctttcacggatttggctatactttttggaccttttggattatagctcttcatcttttatataagctttggatttcaaatattttggccacgagcatcactgaagagacatgttttgtcgaaatgcgcatctggtgcaagaaaattggtaccgttaattttattttatagaccactttcgagttcatccatcaccggaaaaaactcgtcaattatacgcacctttatgacgtcatttaccagatagagggggtcgcctgtatccctgaactatttacgttcatcaagcgtcttagtgatcgtcattgtgtaggataaactagaaataatggttgttctgtaggtacttaatgacaattccctaatgacagcagtgctggttgtcaattttgagaattgaATTTGCCGAATAAATCTTACAATATAGAATAtggttttccaaccactcgctcaacattggaatggaagtgacgacgcccctaaacgcacaaatgacagtgataaaggcgtgtataattgacgagtttttttccggtgacggatgaactcgaaagtggtctattgttttttgtaaaataatttgtaatttttgtttattataagtattctaaaaatatatacattttttattcagaaataaatcattgatttatcaaatgttcatgattgtacaaaaaacatatttttttgctgtatatttaggcagcaaccatttagttttcggggggggggggggggtggagggtgtgctatggttttttttctgtacaaacaaaatttttttctttcatttttgcattacatatagtggcagctgagggtgtaacaaacattttttttttcagaattcaaaacaaattatttttttctccaattactggaaacaaactttttttccaaaaaaaaacatagccccccccccccccccagaaaatcaaatggttgctgccttaccaattaaaaaaaaatgcactatttacgttttcatgaaaattggcacACATAATCTTCTTGCGTAATCAAACCAAAATTcgttttaaaaaagaggggttCATTGACTCGTTTTCAAGTTTTTCCGTtttgtttttacagaaaaaCAGCTGGTGAccccatgtttttattttatatttttgatgtaaatattaaaagaaatcttGTTCTTCATTTGTAGAGAAGTCTTGgtttggttgttgttttttttttttggggggggggggggctctttaggaaagaaaaacaaaattctgcCTATATAACCAGTTTAGAAAAGCCTGAGTTTCGTTATAAGTTAATGAAATAATTCAAGGTTGGCAAAAAAGCGGTCAATACTAGTATTGACCATGCCAGTGGTAAATACCGGTATTTACCGGGAAATACTGGCAAATACTGGTCGATTGAAATTTTGAGTGGTCATTACTATAAAAACCACTATCTACTTGGTCAATTATTACtacaattaataattaatttaagCATGTATATAGAAAGtgttcaaatcatttttaaatctttcattTCTAAATCTATTGTAAATTCAAACAGGGATCTACATTGATTAATGTGTACATAATATTATAGCAAAAGATAAAAACTTTTTGTCCCTGCTTCAAATTTCCATTTCCAGCATGAAGAAGGTTTTTATCTGCAGTTAAATAGCTAAAGACaggaaataatttattgtttcaGGGAGCCTtcatatatcaattttattactttcaacCCATGTAGTGTCAACTTTTATTGGAGGCTGTTGTTTTAGTAATTAAATTTTCACACTTACCAATGCCAGGTGATAGGTAAAAAGACCCATGTAACTTCATTTACCTGTAGTTTTATTTACCTATAATTTTAATTACctgtaaaatcatacattttgaataaaaatataaatttgtatcttttaaaagtatgcaatatcataattcataaaaactaaattttaaatcagtaaGACTTAgtgttataaatgaataaaacatatcaaattcattaattttataagcTGACACATTTTATATGactttttatcaagattttacTTTAATTAATAGTAGAAACAaccatgaaaatttcaattgacCAGTATTTGCCTGTATTGACCACTTGGGGAGTATTGTCCGTGGCGGTAAATACCACTGGTAAATACCGTGGGTGGTATTTACCGCCCAACCTTGTAATGAATTGAGGGGATGTGATATTTCCGACTAGTGTGAACTgtttaatatacatgatataggtcTTGGTTTATTTCTTGGGTAGCACTTCAAATGCTTGTGAAAAATTGGCGGTCTCAACAAAG
Encoded here:
- the LOC134691529 gene encoding uncharacterized protein LOC134691529, encoding MKNIILELRKKYKDLLTLHMLCKPQLSFPEHHKDINSGNVSVSNHISQHGHDDALQNKINLPGTIQMAITDYPANLTKPNQTKSRKALPVLNEDDLTKIDITTPTPKTKDLSIPKHVETTNCETLLLENEHNVETAHSGTAMLETEQNVETAHSQTVVLQGEQNSKTTHGDTVVLEKCPPSENIQSTNIMKFVLIPVMSVDVNNPITKTTDTDAKKILNTSCVKSTGASPPFKGNMSDIQLISNKDKTRNNPPKNVMAASTTMDRNETDKQLISNKDKTRNNTPKNVKAASTTSDRNETAKQLISNKDKTRNNQPKIVMAASTTTDRNETDKQLISNKDREINSQTNNTSTAQILLNENIWTIQTKGGNHIYKVKRKYRDIQPCGTSIASFSSNQLDVNNIALPTTVSEIKKIDNLLENKEASASLIENMSEDTNMTVDDYNPNTNSSTIPTQLNVNEFTMNIRRDIKEKYKQTINSTTYTPFSVNTDNEEKEKYIDNKRPTAMVTRSGRVKISVLPFTDYSIMEEYTHDKAPTAMGTRSIRSEANTAVLQEDNVVMEGYTHTNTPIVTQSCQLGVKNTVIQAINSSNMEGITQNNTSPVMATRSSSTCRTKSIPGTDNIINVSTAMATRSGQLGVKSSIAGTDTIINVSTAMATRSSQSGVKISIPATDGITNYGFTNNDASTSTYRKDASIMPVENIAEFSDKDMESTKTQEAVSAIIDVDQTGQCMGTCEADETYHDMDDPSLSDEDKKMESKETSEAVKAIVDIGDADREDITSRRTDLKASGSGGQNDGNSVTDNAQKDTTDGFICDIGDCRKVFSTYKYLGVHKRKTHSTKTYACDVCGRGFPHKRYLKNHSKLHSDDKPYKCQVCGKQFRQKQNLTRHLKSHGDRVIETHTCDICGKVFRESSNLQAHVKTHTSENNFVCDLCGMTFKLKRYMVRHHNVKHSIQKQFTCEVCNKVFRQKVTLKNHMTTHVVGKMFVCEVCGQEFSQKGSIKRHMDRVHTGNTTCEICGIIVRPERLQKHLRGHTGEKAHKCQVCNREFDRKSAWLNHMKTHTGEKPHLCDLCGKGFSTTSLLNVHMRSHTGEKPFKCDICGKGFSQSGPLKTHKLIHTGLKPYICAVCGKGFTQPASLQQHRTTHLDYNAHHCDICSNTFKHRHSLLRHMLKRHNIGKHAVSKSGNSDGRQTVGMTGHNDGRQDVNLTDRNECRQAASMIDHNLGRQVDINDFGAGGQSTVDISRLYFVHEETIQNTYY